The following proteins are co-located in the Paenibacillus sp. JNUCC32 genome:
- the metG gene encoding methionine--tRNA ligase encodes MADKKTFYITTPIYYPSDKLHIGHAYTTVAGDAMARYKRLRGYDVRYLTGTDEHGQKIERKAAEAGKTPQQFVDDIVAGIKDLWKKLDISNEDFIRTTEKRHTTVVQEVFERLLKQDDIYKGEYEGWYCTPCESFFLERQLVNGNCPDCGRPVELVKEESYFFRMSKYVDRLLQYYEENPDFIQPVSRKNEMINNFIKPGLEDLAVSRTTYEWGVKVKSDPKHVIYVWIDALLNYITALGYGTEDTSLYDKYWPADVHLMSKEIVRFHTIYWPIILMALDVPLPKKVFAHGWLLMKDGKMSKSKGNVVDPVTMIDRYGLDALRYYLLREVPFGADGTFTPESFVERVNSDLANDLGNLLNRTVAMVDKYFGGEVPAFSAGVTPFDAAIEEAAKSVYDKVETAMENMEFSVALTAISQFVSRSNKYIDETQPWTLAKDESKRHELASVMSHLVETLRIASILLQPFLTRTPKKMWEQLGLAEGELTTWESGRQLGAIPAGTKLQKGEPIFPRLDAELEVAYIAEAMTGGKKAAEEEPTGSAAASSADSGAEPVELKEEIGIEDFAKVELRVAQVIAAEPVKKADKLLKLQLDLGFEQRQVVSGIAKFYTPEELVGRKVICVTNLKPVKLRGEMSQGMILAASYGDQLTLATVPEGMPNGAIVK; translated from the coding sequence ATGGCAGACAAAAAGACGTTTTATATTACGACGCCGATCTATTATCCGAGCGACAAGCTGCATATCGGACATGCTTACACAACGGTGGCCGGCGACGCCATGGCCCGCTACAAACGGCTTCGCGGATACGATGTCCGTTATTTGACGGGGACCGATGAGCACGGGCAGAAGATCGAACGCAAAGCGGCAGAGGCCGGAAAAACCCCGCAGCAGTTCGTTGACGACATCGTGGCAGGCATCAAGGATCTGTGGAAAAAGCTGGACATATCGAACGAAGACTTCATTCGTACCACGGAGAAGCGCCACACCACGGTGGTGCAGGAAGTATTCGAACGTCTGCTGAAGCAGGACGACATCTACAAGGGCGAATACGAAGGGTGGTACTGTACGCCTTGCGAGTCGTTCTTCCTGGAACGTCAGCTGGTCAACGGCAATTGTCCGGACTGCGGCCGGCCGGTGGAGCTCGTGAAGGAGGAGAGCTACTTCTTCCGCATGAGCAAGTATGTGGACCGCCTGCTTCAGTATTACGAGGAGAATCCGGATTTCATTCAGCCGGTATCCCGCAAGAACGAGATGATCAACAACTTCATTAAACCGGGTCTTGAGGATCTGGCTGTGTCCCGTACAACCTATGAGTGGGGGGTTAAGGTCAAGAGCGATCCGAAACATGTCATCTACGTGTGGATCGATGCACTCCTGAACTACATCACGGCACTCGGTTACGGTACGGAGGACACCAGCCTGTATGACAAATACTGGCCGGCGGACGTTCACCTGATGAGCAAGGAAATCGTGCGTTTCCATACGATCTATTGGCCGATCATCTTGATGGCGCTCGATGTGCCGCTTCCGAAAAAAGTGTTTGCCCACGGCTGGCTGCTCATGAAGGACGGCAAAATGTCCAAATCCAAAGGGAATGTGGTCGACCCGGTCACGATGATCGACCGGTATGGTCTCGACGCGCTTCGTTATTACTTGCTGCGCGAAGTTCCGTTCGGGGCGGACGGCACGTTTACGCCGGAAAGCTTCGTAGAGCGGGTGAACTCCGACCTCGCCAATGATTTGGGCAACCTGCTGAACCGCACCGTGGCCATGGTCGATAAATACTTCGGCGGGGAGGTTCCGGCTTTCTCGGCAGGCGTAACGCCTTTTGATGCCGCGATCGAGGAAGCGGCCAAGTCCGTTTATGACAAAGTCGAAACTGCCATGGAGAATATGGAGTTCTCGGTTGCGCTGACGGCGATCAGCCAGTTTGTCAGCCGCAGCAACAAATACATCGATGAGACCCAGCCGTGGACGCTGGCCAAAGACGAGAGCAAACGGCATGAGCTTGCTTCCGTTATGAGCCATTTGGTCGAGACGCTGCGGATTGCATCGATCCTGCTGCAGCCGTTCCTGACCCGCACGCCGAAGAAAATGTGGGAACAGCTCGGCTTGGCGGAAGGGGAATTGACAACTTGGGAAAGCGGACGCCAGCTCGGAGCGATACCGGCTGGTACGAAGCTTCAAAAGGGCGAGCCGATCTTCCCTCGCTTGGATGCGGAGCTGGAAGTGGCCTACATCGCTGAAGCGATGACTGGCGGCAAGAAGGCAGCCGAGGAAGAGCCTACGGGTTCGGCGGCAGCTTCGTCCGCAGATAGCGGAGCGGAGCCTGTGGAGCTCAAAGAGGAAATCGGCATCGAGGATTTCGCCAAGGTTGAGCTGCGCGTAGCACAGGTCATCGCCGCCGAGCCGGTCAAGAAAGCGGACAAGCTGCTGAAGCTGCAGCTGGATCTCGGGTTTGAGCAGCGGCAGGTGGTGTCCGGCATTGCGAAGTTCTATACGCCGGAGGAATTGGTGGGACGCAAAGTGATTTGCGTGACAAACCTGAAGCCGGTGAAGCTTAGAGGCGAAATGTCGCAAGGCATGATTTTGGCCGCTTCCTACGGGGATCAGCTCACGCTGGCAACCGTGCCGGAGGGCATGCCAAACGGCGCCATCGTGAAATAA
- the yidD gene encoding membrane protein insertion efficiency factor YidD → MSTARRVVKVPIHFYRKFISPLKPATCRFYPTCSAYALEAIEVHGALKGSWLAAKRIARCHPFHPGGIDLVPPRKDKMSSSLTEE, encoded by the coding sequence ATGAGCACGGCGCGCAGGGTAGTGAAGGTGCCGATACACTTCTATCGGAAATTCATTTCTCCTCTGAAACCGGCGACTTGCCGCTTCTATCCAACCTGCTCGGCATATGCCTTGGAAGCGATTGAGGTGCATGGTGCGCTGAAGGGCTCCTGGCTGGCTGCTAAGCGGATCGCGAGATGTCATCCGTTTCATCCTGGAGGCATCGATTTGGTCCCGCCGCGCAAGGATAAGATGTCGTCTTCATTGACAGAGGAATAG
- a CDS encoding Fur family transcriptional regulator, protein MLTTEQIIDAMSEHGLRITDQRKTLAKLFGEHPGYLTAKDVYEYMGRKYSGLSFDTVYRNLRVLYELGVLEQVVFEEGVKFRGRCSEEHHHHHMICLQCQKTYPITFCPMQLTDAPDDFQVVQHKFEVFGYCRDCGKDNNDKETSQAGGGNRDSRA, encoded by the coding sequence ATGCTTACGACGGAACAGATCATCGACGCCATGTCGGAACATGGGCTGCGCATTACCGATCAGCGCAAGACGCTTGCCAAATTGTTTGGGGAACATCCTGGATATTTGACGGCCAAGGATGTATACGAATATATGGGCCGGAAGTACAGCGGTTTGAGCTTTGATACGGTATACCGGAATCTTCGGGTATTGTACGAGCTTGGCGTATTGGAGCAAGTCGTGTTCGAGGAAGGCGTCAAGTTCCGGGGACGCTGCAGCGAAGAACACCATCATCATCACATGATCTGCCTGCAGTGCCAGAAGACCTATCCGATTACCTTCTGCCCGATGCAGCTGACCGATGCACCGGACGATTTCCAGGTGGTCCAGCATAAATTCGAAGTGTTCGGATACTGCCGGGATTGCGGCAAGGACAATAACGATAAGGAAACTTCGCAGGCCGGTGGAGGAAATCGGGACAGCCGGGCATGA